The following coding sequences lie in one Arachis hypogaea cultivar Tifrunner chromosome 4, arahy.Tifrunner.gnm2.J5K5, whole genome shotgun sequence genomic window:
- the LOC112794458 gene encoding 14-3-3-like protein G-BOX factor 14 kappa, with the protein MNANKPSREESIFLAKAAQAAERYKEMVDFMKTPVLSITPAAELTEEERNLVSSAYKNMIGPLRTGWCIVSAIEKKENDGEDEKRAAIARAYKLDLESKMLGVCNDILGLLESNLLPSAAASDSRVFYLKMKGDYIRYLLKFAVGDDRKISADAAMEAYTAAQDIAVVDLAPSSPIRLGLILNFSVFCHEILNEPDKACDMAKQGIEEAIAEIKTLAEPPNKDTTLIIQLLRDNLSSWTTEDKIEDVIANFLK; encoded by the exons ATGAATGCAAACAAGCCATCAAGGGAAGAATCCATATTCTTAGCAAAGGCAGCACAAGCTGCAGAGAGATACAAGGAAATGGTGGACTTCATGAAGACTCCAGTCCTTTCGATCACCCCGGCTGCCGAGCTTACGGAGGAAGAAAGAAATCTTGTATCGTCAGCTTACAAGAACATGATCGGTCCTCTTCGCACGGGGTGGTGCATTGTTTCGGCAATCGAGAAGAAGGAAAATGACGGCGAAGACGAGAAGCGCGCCGCCATAGCCAGGGCATATAAGTTGGACCTGGAGTCCAAGATGTTAGGTGTGTGCAATGATATTCTTGGACTCCTAGAGTCCAACTTGCTGCCCTCGGCTGCGGCCAGCGACTCTAGGGTTTTTTATTTGAAGATGAAAGGTGATTATATTAGATACTTGTTGAAGTTTGCGGTTGGCGATGATAGAAAGATATCTGCTGATGCGGCCATGGAGGCTTATACGGCTGCTCAG GATATTGCTGTAGTGGATCTTGCGCCTTCTAGTCCAATAAGATTAGGTCTCATTCTCAACTTCTCAGTGTTCTGCCATGAAATCCTCAATGAGCCTGATAAAGCTTGTGACATGGCTAAACAG GGTATTGAAGAAGCAATTGCAGAAATAAAAACACTAGCAGAGCCGCCAAACAAAGACACCACTCTTATAATTCAACTCCTAAGAGATAATCTCTCCAGTTGGACCACTGAG GACAAAATTGAAGATGTCATCgccaattttctgaaataa